A stretch of Apodemus sylvaticus chromosome 18, mApoSyl1.1, whole genome shotgun sequence DNA encodes these proteins:
- the LOC127668936 gene encoding zinc finger protein 709-like isoform X1 produces the protein MASVSFEDVAVRFTQDEWALLDSSQKSLYRDVMLETCRSLAAIGHKLEDQNFEDHYINPGRNLRSHMFQTFCDNEGGDQDGENLTCKPNLSMNMRRSPGLTLWDHSVWGKASLSHSSSRHIIPHSQCNAHEQEKYVTKQYNSDSLRTFQQYMRTHVVNGPCECEVCLKYFGFPGTLEIHQETHSGNNPYQNRECGKTSVDISSLCAHGETHAVGKRYECNQCGKALSSYSSLRRHERIHTEKKPYKCKQCGKAFRYHSYLHLHERIHTGEKPYECKRCGKAFIFPGALQVHEKIHTGEKRHECKHCGKAFRRHSDLQVHEKIHTGEKPYVCKQCGRAFRLNSHRQRHEQTHTEDRPFICKQCGRSFECYSNLELHEKIHTGDRPFVCTECGKAFGCYSNLQLHEKIHTGDRPFVCKECGKAFICHGHLQRHETTHTGEKPYGCKQCGKAFSRNSHLQRHGRTHMQMSTCPRK, from the exons ATG GCCTCAGTGAGCTTTGAGGATGTGGCTGTGCGCTTCACCCAGGACGAGTGGGCCTTGCTGGattcttcccagaagagtctgtacagagatgtgatgctggagacctgcAGGAGCCTCGCTGCGATAG GACACAAATTGGAAGACCAGAACTTTGAAGATCATTATATAAATCCTGGGAGAAATCTGAG AAGTCACATGTTTCAGACCTTCTGTGACAATGAAGGTGGTGATCAAGATGGAGAAAACTTAACTTGTAAACCAAATCTCAGTATGAACATGAGACGTTCCCCTGGGCTAACCCTATGGGATCACAGTGTGTGGGGAAAGGCTTCCCTGAGTCATTCATCCTCTAGGCATATCATACCTCACTCTCAGTGTAATGCACATGAGCAGGAGAAATATGTGACCAAGCAGTATAACTCTGATTCCCTGAGAACCTTCCAGCAGTACATGAGAACTCATGTTGTGAACGGGCCGTGTGAATGTGAGGTATGCTTAAAGTACTTTGGCTTTCCAGGTACATTAGAAATACATCAGGAAACTCATAGTGGAAACAATCCCTATCAAAACAGAGAATGTGGAAAGACCTCTGTGGATATTAGTTCACTATGTGCACATGGAGAAACTCATGCTGTAGGAAAACGTTATGAGTGTAACCAATGTGGGAAAGCTCTGAGCTCCTACAGTTCACTTCGAAGACATGAAAGAATCCATACTGAGAAAAAACCATACAAGTGCAAACAGTGCGGGAAAGCCTTTCGATACCATAGTTATCTTCACTTACATGAAAGAATCCACACTGgcgagaaaccctatgaatgtaaacgatgtgggaaagcctttataTTTCCTGGTGCCTTGCAGGTACATGAAAAGATTCATACGGGAGAAAAACGTCATGAATGTAAAcactgtggtaaagcctttagaCGGCACAGTGATCTTCAAGTACATGAAAAAATTCATACAGGGGAAAAGCCCTATGTGTGTAAACAGTGTGGTAGAGCTTTTAGACTTAACAGCCATCGTCAGAGACATGAACAAACCCACACTGAAGACAGACCCTTTATATGTAAACAGTGTGGCAGATCTTTTGAATGTTACAGTAATCTTGAGTTACATGAAAAAATTCATACTGGAGATAGACCTTTTGTTTGTACAGAATGTGGCAAAGCTTTTGGATGTTACAGTAACCTACAATTACATGAAAAAATTCATACTGGAGACAGACCCTTTGTATGTAaagaatgtggtaaagccttcaTATGTCACGGTCATCTTCAGAGGCATGAAACaactcacactggagagaaaccctatggatGTAAacagtgtgggaaagccttcagTCGTAACAGTCATCTTCAGAGACATGGAAGAACTCACATGCAAATGTCTACATGCCCCAGAAAATGA
- the LOC127668936 gene encoding zinc finger protein 709-like isoform X2: protein MLETCRSLAAIGHKLEDQNFEDHYINPGRNLRSHMFQTFCDNEGGDQDGENLTCKPNLSMNMRRSPGLTLWDHSVWGKASLSHSSSRHIIPHSQCNAHEQEKYVTKQYNSDSLRTFQQYMRTHVVNGPCECEVCLKYFGFPGTLEIHQETHSGNNPYQNRECGKTSVDISSLCAHGETHAVGKRYECNQCGKALSSYSSLRRHERIHTEKKPYKCKQCGKAFRYHSYLHLHERIHTGEKPYECKRCGKAFIFPGALQVHEKIHTGEKRHECKHCGKAFRRHSDLQVHEKIHTGEKPYVCKQCGRAFRLNSHRQRHEQTHTEDRPFICKQCGRSFECYSNLELHEKIHTGDRPFVCTECGKAFGCYSNLQLHEKIHTGDRPFVCKECGKAFICHGHLQRHETTHTGEKPYGCKQCGKAFSRNSHLQRHGRTHMQMSTCPRK, encoded by the exons atgctggagacctgcAGGAGCCTCGCTGCGATAG GACACAAATTGGAAGACCAGAACTTTGAAGATCATTATATAAATCCTGGGAGAAATCTGAG AAGTCACATGTTTCAGACCTTCTGTGACAATGAAGGTGGTGATCAAGATGGAGAAAACTTAACTTGTAAACCAAATCTCAGTATGAACATGAGACGTTCCCCTGGGCTAACCCTATGGGATCACAGTGTGTGGGGAAAGGCTTCCCTGAGTCATTCATCCTCTAGGCATATCATACCTCACTCTCAGTGTAATGCACATGAGCAGGAGAAATATGTGACCAAGCAGTATAACTCTGATTCCCTGAGAACCTTCCAGCAGTACATGAGAACTCATGTTGTGAACGGGCCGTGTGAATGTGAGGTATGCTTAAAGTACTTTGGCTTTCCAGGTACATTAGAAATACATCAGGAAACTCATAGTGGAAACAATCCCTATCAAAACAGAGAATGTGGAAAGACCTCTGTGGATATTAGTTCACTATGTGCACATGGAGAAACTCATGCTGTAGGAAAACGTTATGAGTGTAACCAATGTGGGAAAGCTCTGAGCTCCTACAGTTCACTTCGAAGACATGAAAGAATCCATACTGAGAAAAAACCATACAAGTGCAAACAGTGCGGGAAAGCCTTTCGATACCATAGTTATCTTCACTTACATGAAAGAATCCACACTGgcgagaaaccctatgaatgtaaacgatgtgggaaagcctttataTTTCCTGGTGCCTTGCAGGTACATGAAAAGATTCATACGGGAGAAAAACGTCATGAATGTAAAcactgtggtaaagcctttagaCGGCACAGTGATCTTCAAGTACATGAAAAAATTCATACAGGGGAAAAGCCCTATGTGTGTAAACAGTGTGGTAGAGCTTTTAGACTTAACAGCCATCGTCAGAGACATGAACAAACCCACACTGAAGACAGACCCTTTATATGTAAACAGTGTGGCAGATCTTTTGAATGTTACAGTAATCTTGAGTTACATGAAAAAATTCATACTGGAGATAGACCTTTTGTTTGTACAGAATGTGGCAAAGCTTTTGGATGTTACAGTAACCTACAATTACATGAAAAAATTCATACTGGAGACAGACCCTTTGTATGTAaagaatgtggtaaagccttcaTATGTCACGGTCATCTTCAGAGGCATGAAACaactcacactggagagaaaccctatggatGTAAacagtgtgggaaagccttcagTCGTAACAGTCATCTTCAGAGACATGGAAGAACTCACATGCAAATGTCTACATGCCCCAGAAAATGA